The genomic interval ACCTATATTTGTTCTTTCAAAAAAATGGAGTTTTTATGTCTTTATTAAAAAATAAGAATGTACTTATAACTGGCGCCAGCGCAGGAATTGGTGAAGCATGTGCCTTTGCCTTCGCTAAAGAAGGGTGTAATTTAATCGTTATTGCCCGCCGCGAAAACCGGTTAAAATCGTTAAAGCAAAAAATTGAAAAGGAATTTAATGTTGATGTTCAAATAATCGTTCTTGATGTTTCCGACAAAGATGAGGTTTTTTCTCAATTAAAGGAAACCGTGTCTGTTGACATTTTGATCAACAATGCAGGTTTGGCCTTAGGAACTGATAAGGTGCACCAAGCTAATCCAGACCATCATGAAATAATGATCAATACAAATGTAAATGGATTGCTCAATGTAACCAGGGCAATTGTGCCCCGCATGGTTGAAAATGGAAGTGGCGACATCATAAATATCAGCTCAATCGCAGGGCACGAAGTCTATCCTGGAGGCGCAGTTTACTGTGCAACAAAGCATGCCGTTGATGCGCTGACTAAAGGCCTTCGTATGGATTTGATAGATACACCCTTGCGCGTTTCGAGCATATCCCCCGGCGCGGTAAATACTGAATTCAGCACAGTTCGTTTGAATGGAGACAAGGCAACTGCCGATAAATTCTATGAAGGATTTGATCCGCTGCTTGGAAAAGATATTGCCGAAATTGCCATTTTTAATGCGTCGCGCCCTGCCCATGTGCAAATTGCCGATGTGATTGTTTTGGCCAACGCACAAGGGGCAGCAAAAATGATTCATAAAGAAAAATAGTAACTTAAAATTCGGGCAGTTTTGATTTCTACCTAAAGGCTTTATTTTACCCATTTTAAATTGCTTGAATTTCTTCGAATCCTTAAGTTGGCCACATTGATTTAAATAAAAAACCATATTCAAAATTCTAAAAATAAGAGGAAGTAAAATGACAGAAATTGTTGATATCTATTCCAGGGAAATCCTTGACTCCAGAGGAAACCCAACCGTTGAAGTAGAAGTTGATTTAGATAGTGGAATCAGGGGACGTGCCGCAGTTCCATCAGGCGCATCAACCGGTGAGCACGAAGCTGTTGAACTTCGTGATGGAGATAAAGACCGTTACTTAGGTAAAGGTGTTATGAATGCAGTAAAAAATGTTAATGAATTAATCGGTGAAGAACTTATCGGACTTGATGCAACAGATCAAACATTGGTTGACTCATTAATGATTGAATTAGACGGCACGCCAAATAAAAGTAAATTAGGTGCGAATGCCATTCTTGGTGTTTCGCTTGCCGTTGCCAAAGCTGCTGCTGAAGCTGCCGGTTTACCACTCTATCAATATATTGGCGGTATAAGCGCTAAAATGATGCCTGTACCAATGATGAATATTTTAAATGGTGGTTCCCATGCTGATAACAGTGTTGATCTTCAGGAATTTATGATTGCCCCTGCCGGCGCGGAAGATTTTAGAGAAGGCTTGCGTATGGGTGCAGAAGTCTTCCATACATTGAAAAAAGTGCTTAATAAAAAAGGATTGAATACATCTGTTGGCGATGAAGGTGGTTTTGCTCCTGATCTAAAATCTAATGAAGAAGCATTACAAGTTATAATTACAGCTATTGAACAAGCTGGTTATAAACCCGGTGAAGACGTTGTTATTTGCCTTGATGCAGCAAGCAGTGAGTTTTATAATAAAGAAACCGGTTTATATGAATTAGCTTCTGAAAACAGAAACTTAAGCGCTGAAGAAATGATTGAGTTTTATAGCA from Calditrichota bacterium carries:
- a CDS encoding SDR family NAD(P)-dependent oxidoreductase yields the protein MSLLKNKNVLITGASAGIGEACAFAFAKEGCNLIVIARRENRLKSLKQKIEKEFNVDVQIIVLDVSDKDEVFSQLKETVSVDILINNAGLALGTDKVHQANPDHHEIMINTNVNGLLNVTRAIVPRMVENGSGDIINISSIAGHEVYPGGAVYCATKHAVDALTKGLRMDLIDTPLRVSSISPGAVNTEFSTVRLNGDKATADKFYEGFDPLLGKDIAEIAIFNASRPAHVQIADVIVLANAQGAAKMIHKEK
- the eno gene encoding phosphopyruvate hydratase, which encodes MTEIVDIYSREILDSRGNPTVEVEVDLDSGIRGRAAVPSGASTGEHEAVELRDGDKDRYLGKGVMNAVKNVNELIGEELIGLDATDQTLVDSLMIELDGTPNKSKLGANAILGVSLAVAKAAAEAAGLPLYQYIGGISAKMMPVPMMNILNGGSHADNSVDLQEFMIAPAGAEDFREGLRMGAEVFHTLKKVLNKKGLNTSVGDEGGFAPDLKSNEEALQVIITAIEQAGYKPGEDVVICLDAASSEFYNKETGLYELASENRNLSAEEMIEFYSKWVDNYPIVSIEDGLDENDWTGWKQMTDKLGNRIQLVGDDLFVTNTEKLARGIDEGIANSILIKVNQIGTLTETMNAIEMAHKSGYTAVVSHRSGETEDSMIADLAVATNCGQIKTGSLSRSDRIAKYNQLLRIQDILDQEAVYPGIKTYKNR